The DNA sequence TGCAATGCGCAAACTACAAGGATTTTTCAAAGTTATCGTTACAGATGATGATGAAATGAAAATACTAGGCATGCGAGCTATGGGACAACACGCTTCTAGTAGCATACAAGCAGTTTCTCTACTTATTCATCTTGGCAAAAGCATAGCCGAACTTGCAGAACTTACTCACCCGCACCCTTCTATGACCGAAGGTATTCAAGAGTGTGCAAGAATGCTTTTAGGTAAATCTATCTATAAACCCAGTGCTTTTGCAGGTAAGCTGCGCTGCCATCGTGTAGTTAATAATACTTGCGAACTCTTATATGCCCACTAACTTAACTCAATACACAAATCAAGCTAAAATACCTTGCTCAATACATTGTTTTTAGCTTACTTTGCAAATATGACCGCAGAAGAAGTGTTGAAAGCCATACACCCTATTTTTCAGGAAGTTTTAGAAAATGAAAATATCGTACTCACACGTGAAACTACTGCCAATCAAGTGGAAGGTTGGGATTCTCTTTCTCATATTGACATCATTGTAGCCATAGAAAAGCACTTTGGCATTCGTTTCACTTCTGCAGAGATTGCCAGTTTC is a window from the Bacteroidia bacterium genome containing:
- a CDS encoding acyl carrier protein — protein: MTAEEVLKAIHPIFQEVLENENIVLTRETTANQVEGWDSLSHIDIIVAIEKHFGIRFTSAEIASFKNVGDLVDCVVKKKS